In Geobacter anodireducens, a genomic segment contains:
- a CDS encoding 2'-5' RNA ligase, with protein MYRLFVAIDLPDSIRAQLADLGRELDDARRVPPDQLHLTLRFIGGADNECLQRIKDALATVTSPPFSLALAGVGCFPSPGRPRVIWAGITADERLVLLQGAVEKAVAAAGIPPEERRFSPHITLARLKDAESTGFTVFKAKQGGFRTEPFTVEAFHLYSSTLTADGALHRREASYPLNG; from the coding sequence ATGTATCGTCTTTTCGTTGCCATTGATCTGCCCGATTCCATCAGGGCACAGCTTGCCGATCTCGGCCGGGAACTGGACGATGCCCGCAGAGTTCCGCCTGACCAGCTCCATCTGACCCTCCGCTTTATCGGAGGCGCGGACAACGAATGCCTTCAGCGGATCAAAGACGCCCTGGCGACCGTCACGTCACCACCTTTTAGCCTGGCCCTGGCAGGGGTCGGCTGTTTCCCATCCCCAGGGCGCCCCCGCGTGATCTGGGCTGGGATCACCGCCGACGAGCGGCTGGTCCTCCTGCAGGGCGCGGTGGAAAAGGCCGTTGCAGCGGCGGGGATCCCCCCGGAGGAGCGCCGGTTTTCCCCGCACATAACGCTGGCGCGCCTCAAGGATGCCGAATCGACGGGTTTCACCGTTTTTAAGGCCAAACAGGGCGGGTTCAGAACGGAGCCGTTCACCGTGGAGGCATTCCACCTCTATTCGAGCACCCTGACTGCGGACGGCGCCCTGCACCGGCGCGAGGCATCCTATCCATTGAACGGCTGA
- a CDS encoding molecular chaperone DnaJ (chaperone Hsp40; co-chaperone with DnaK; Participates actively in the response to hyperosmotic and heat shock by preventing the aggregation of stress-denatured proteins and by disaggregating proteins, also in an autonomous, dnaK-independent fashion), with protein sequence MASEKRDYYEVLGVHKNASDTEIKKAFRKLAIQYHPDKNPDDREAEEKFKEITEAYEVLSDPQKRVQYDQFGHAGVGAGGFSGGGFGGFGAGTPFGDIFGDIFGDIFGGRPRGSRGRRGDDLQYNMELSFEEAAFGAEKEIQVPYGKRCGDCGGSGATPGTEPKVCPTCRGAGQVRFQQGFFSVSKTCNHCNGEGRVVENPCTSCRGSGMVRDTKTLSVKVPAGVETGTRLKLTGEGGQGIKGGGNGDLYVAIAVREHPIFTREDNDVLCEIPVSFVQAALGCEIEVPTLDGKVSMKIPEGTQSGRIFRLRGKGVPQLQGYGRGDQLVIIKVETPSNLNKRQRELLEEFARISGEDVHPMKKSFFDKVMDFIS encoded by the coding sequence TTGGCGTCAGAGAAACGCGACTACTATGAGGTTCTGGGCGTCCACAAGAACGCCTCGGATACGGAAATAAAGAAGGCCTTTCGCAAGCTTGCCATCCAGTACCATCCGGACAAGAATCCCGATGACAGGGAAGCGGAGGAGAAGTTCAAGGAGATTACCGAGGCCTATGAGGTCCTGTCGGATCCCCAGAAGCGGGTCCAGTACGATCAGTTCGGCCATGCCGGGGTCGGTGCCGGCGGCTTTTCGGGGGGCGGCTTCGGCGGCTTCGGCGCCGGCACCCCCTTTGGCGACATTTTCGGTGATATCTTCGGCGATATCTTCGGCGGCCGCCCCCGCGGCAGTCGCGGCCGCCGCGGCGACGACCTGCAGTACAACATGGAACTCTCCTTTGAGGAGGCCGCGTTCGGCGCGGAGAAGGAGATTCAGGTCCCCTACGGCAAGCGCTGTGGCGATTGCGGGGGCAGCGGCGCCACGCCGGGGACCGAGCCGAAGGTCTGCCCCACCTGTCGCGGCGCTGGCCAGGTTCGTTTCCAGCAGGGATTCTTCAGTGTCAGCAAGACCTGCAACCACTGCAACGGTGAAGGGCGCGTGGTGGAGAACCCCTGCACCTCATGCCGCGGCAGTGGCATGGTCCGTGACACCAAGACCCTGTCGGTCAAGGTCCCGGCCGGGGTCGAAACCGGCACCAGGCTCAAGCTCACTGGCGAGGGGGGGCAGGGAATCAAGGGCGGGGGCAACGGCGACCTCTATGTGGCCATTGCGGTCAGGGAGCATCCCATCTTTACTCGCGAGGACAACGACGTTCTCTGCGAGATTCCCGTCAGCTTCGTGCAGGCGGCCCTCGGCTGCGAGATCGAGGTGCCGACCCTCGATGGCAAGGTTTCCATGAAGATTCCCGAGGGGACCCAGTCGGGACGCATCTTCAGGCTGCGCGGCAAGGGAGTTCCCCAGCTCCAGGGCTACGGCCGCGGAGACCAGCTCGTCATCATCAAGGTGGAGACTCCGTCAAACCTCAACAAGCGCCAGCGGGAACTCCTGGAGGAGTTCGCCCGCATCAGCGGCGAAGATGTCCATCCCATGAAAAAGAGCTTTTTCGACAAAGTGATGGATTTTATCAGTTGA